GGCATCATGATCTGCTACGACGTGGAGTTCCCCGAGAACGTCCGGGCCCACGCGCTCGCCGGGACCGACCTCCTCCTGGTCCCGACCGCGCAGATGCACCCGTTCCAGTTCGTCGCCGAACAGCTGGTACCCGTACGGGCCTTCGAGAACCAGATGTACATCGCGTACGTCAACCGGACCGGCCCCGAGGGTGAGTTCGAGTTCGTCGGCCTCAGCTGCCTCGCCAGCCCGGACGGGGTCACCCGCACCCGCGCCGGCCGCGCCGAGGAACTGGTGTACGGCGAGGTCGACCCCGAGCTGCTCAAGGCCTCGCGCGAGACCAATCCGTACCTGCGCGACCGCCGCCCGGGGCTCTACGCCTCCCTCGTCTAAGCCCCTCCCGCTCCGCCCTCCCCGCCCCGCCTGCTCAGCCGCAAGGAGACGTACCCCCATGACGTCCACGGTGCCCACCACCGCCGTCCCGCACAGCGACGGCCAGCCCCCGATCACCATGTTCGGGCCGGACTTCCCGTACGCCTACGACGACTTCCTCGCCAACCCGGCGGGCCTGGGCCAGATACCGGCGACCGAGCACGGCACCGAGGTCGCCGTCATCGGCGGCGGTCTGTCCGGCATCATCTCCGCCTACGAGCTGATGAAGATGGGCCTCAAGCCCGTCGTGTACGAGGCGGACCAGATCGGCGGCCGGCTGCGGACCGTCGGCTTCGAGGGCGCCGGCACCGAGGGCCTGACCGCGGAGATGGGCGCCATGCGCTTCCCGCCGTCCTCCACGGCCCTCCAGCACTACATCGACCTCGTCGGCCTGGTCACGGAGCCCTTCCCGAACCCGCTCGCCGAGTCCACCCCCTCCACGGTCGTGGACCTCAAGGGCGAGACGCACTACGCGGAGACCATCGCGGACCTCCCGCAGATCTACCGCGACGTGGCCTCCGCCTGGAACGCCTGCCTCGACGAGGGCGCCGACTTCTCCGACATGAACACCGCGATGCGCGAGCGGGACGTCCCGCGCATCCGCGAGATCTGGGCCAAGCTCGTCGAGAAGCTCGACGACGAGACCTTCTACGGCTTCCTCTGCAAGTCCGAGGCCTTCCAGTCCTTCCGCAAGCGCGAGATCTTCGGCCAGGTCGGCTTCGGCACCGGCGGCTGGGACACCGACTTCCCGAACTCCATCCTGGAGATCCTGCGCGTCGTCTACACCGAGGCGGACGACCACCACCGCGGCATCGTCGGCGGCTCGCAGCAGCTGCCGCTGCGCCTGTGGGAGCGCGAGCCCGAGAAGATCGTCCACTGGGCCCAGGGCACCTCGCTGTCCACCCTGCACGAGGGCACCCCGCGCCCGGCCGTGACCCGCCTGCACCGCACCGCGGGCAACCGGATCACCGTCACCGACGCCTCCGGCGACATCCGCACGTACCGCGCCGCGATCTTCACCGCGCAGTCCTGGATGCTCCTCTCCAAGATCGAGTGCGACGACACGCTCTTCCCGATCGACCACTGGACGGCGATCGAGCGCACCCACTACATGGAGTCGTCCAAGCTCTTCATCCCCGTCGACCGGCCGTTCTGGCTCGACAAGGACGAGGAGACGGGCCGCGACGTCATGTCGATGACCCTCACGGACCGCATGACCCGCGGCACCTACCTGCTGGACAACGGCCCGGACCAGCCGGCCGTCATCTGCCTCTCGTACACCTGGTGCGACGACAGCCTGAAGTGGCTGCCGCTGTCCGCGAACGAGCGGATGGAGGTCATGCTGAAGTCCCTCGGCGAGATCTACCCGAAGGTCGACATCCGCCGCCACATCATCGGCAACCCGGTGACCGTGTCCTGGGAGAACGAGCCCTACTTCATGGGCGCGTTCAAGGCCAACCTGCCGGGTCACTACCGCTACCAGCGGCGCCTGTTCACCCACTT
The Streptomyces sp. NBC_00091 genome window above contains:
- a CDS encoding NAD(P)/FAD-dependent oxidoreductase — encoded protein: MTSTVPTTAVPHSDGQPPITMFGPDFPYAYDDFLANPAGLGQIPATEHGTEVAVIGGGLSGIISAYELMKMGLKPVVYEADQIGGRLRTVGFEGAGTEGLTAEMGAMRFPPSSTALQHYIDLVGLVTEPFPNPLAESTPSTVVDLKGETHYAETIADLPQIYRDVASAWNACLDEGADFSDMNTAMRERDVPRIREIWAKLVEKLDDETFYGFLCKSEAFQSFRKREIFGQVGFGTGGWDTDFPNSILEILRVVYTEADDHHRGIVGGSQQLPLRLWEREPEKIVHWAQGTSLSTLHEGTPRPAVTRLHRTAGNRITVTDASGDIRTYRAAIFTAQSWMLLSKIECDDTLFPIDHWTAIERTHYMESSKLFIPVDRPFWLDKDEETGRDVMSMTLTDRMTRGTYLLDNGPDQPAVICLSYTWCDDSLKWLPLSANERMEVMLKSLGEIYPKVDIRRHIIGNPVTVSWENEPYFMGAFKANLPGHYRYQRRLFTHFMQDRLPEDKRGIFLAGDDISWTAGWAEGAVQTALNAVWGVMHHLGGSTDATNPGPGDVYDEIAPVELPED